A genomic region of Bubalus kerabau isolate K-KA32 ecotype Philippines breed swamp buffalo chromosome 10, PCC_UOA_SB_1v2, whole genome shotgun sequence contains the following coding sequences:
- the LOC129620536 gene encoding olfactory receptor 4K3-like produces MEEANQSVASEFVFRGLCDSKDLQKFLLLPFSALYLMTILGNLLVVLLIITDSHLHSPMYFLLANLSFVDFCLSSVTTPKLTTDFLKDNKTISFGGCMSQILFIHFLAGDEMVLLVTMAYDRCVAICKPLHYSRIMDRQKCIWLALISWIIGFVHAISQLAMILDLSFCGPRIVDSFFCDIPKVIKLACMDTHTLRILINADSGVLAVTCFILLLISYTYILVTIRLHSKDGSSKALSTCTSHITVVVLFFGPCIFIYFWPLSITWVDKVLSVFYTVITPLLNPAIYTLRNKDIKNAIKRLISQRKNTKCNF; encoded by the coding sequence ATGGAAGAAGCAAACCAGTCCGTGGCATCTGAGTTCGTTTTTCGTGGACTCTGTGATTCAAAGGATCTCCAGAAATTCCTCTTACTGCCATTTTCTGCACTCTACCTGATGACCATCCTGGGCAACCTTCTTGTTGTGCTCTTAATCATCACTGACTCCCATCTCCATTCCCCAATGTACTTCCTCTTAGCCAATCTCTCATTTGTTGACTTCTGCCTTTCCTCAGTGACCACTCCTAAACTGACCACAGACTTCCTAAAGGATAATAAAACCATCTCCTTTGGGGGCTGCATGAGTCAGATCCTCTTTATACATTTTCTTGCAGGAGATGAGATGGTACTGCTCGTGACAATGGCCTATGACCGTTGtgtagccatctgcaagccactCCATTACTCCAGAATTATGGACAGACAAAAGTGCATCTGGCTAGCTCTGATATCATGGATCATTGGCTTTGTACATGCCATAAGTCAACTAGCTATGATTTTAGATCTTTCATTCTGTGGACCCAGAATAGTGGACAGCTTTTTCTGTGATATTCCCAAAGTGATCAAACTAGCCTGCATGGATACTCACACTCTGAGAATATTGATAAATGCTGACAGTGGTGTCTTGGCTGTAACTTGCTTCATTCTCTTGCTGATCTCTTACACCTACATCCTGGTGACTATTCGCCTTCATTCCAAGGATGGGTCATCAAAGGCACTCTCTACCTGCACTTCCCACATCACAGTGGTGGTGCTGTTCTTTGGACCCTgcattttcatctatttctgGCCACTTAGCATCACTTGGGTGGACAAGGTACTTTCTGTGTTTTATACAGTAATCACGCCTCTTTTGAATCCAGCCATTTACACACTgagaaataaagatattaaaaatgcaataaagCGACTGATAAGTCAGCGTAAGAATACAAAGTgcaatttttaa